The following coding sequences are from one uncultured Desulfobacter sp. window:
- a CDS encoding ATP-binding protein, which translates to MEKKTFKPEIESVYRIQKFVKSGLSLETANNKKSFAIDLIIEELVVNIATHGIKDLKTGVIAVCTGIEDETLYIGISDNGPAFNPLEEKDPDIFVPLEERQIGGLGIYLVKQFVKDIQYERKDQKNLIRLWIA; encoded by the coding sequence ATGGAAAAAAAAACGTTTAAGCCAGAAATTGAATCCGTTTACCGTATCCAAAAATTTGTTAAATCCGGACTCTCTCTGGAGACGGCCAATAATAAAAAAAGCTTTGCCATTGACCTAATCATTGAGGAACTGGTTGTAAATATTGCAACCCACGGAATCAAAGACCTAAAGACCGGGGTTATCGCCGTTTGTACCGGCATTGAGGATGAGACCTTATATATCGGAATCTCGGATAACGGCCCTGCGTTTAATCCCCTTGAAGAAAAAGATCCTGATATCTTTGTGCCCCTTGAAGAGAGACAAATAGGGGGCCTAGGCATCTACCTTGTAAAACAATTTGTAAAAGATATCCAGTATGAGAGAAAGGATCAAAAAAATTTAATCCGGCTCTGGATTGCCTGA
- the dtd gene encoding D-aminoacyl-tRNA deacylase: MKAIVQRVKKAHVTVDNAMISSIETGLVVLLGVARGDTEKDAVYLVDKIINLRIFEDDQEKMNRSLLDVTGELLVVSQFTIMADCRKGRRPSFTDAAPPEPARRLYRFFADRAASLGVTVKKGKFQANMDVSLINQGPVTLILESPGN; the protein is encoded by the coding sequence ATGAAAGCCATTGTTCAACGGGTTAAAAAAGCCCATGTTACCGTAGACAACGCCATGATATCCAGCATTGAAACCGGACTGGTGGTGCTTTTGGGTGTGGCCCGCGGGGACACGGAAAAAGATGCCGTTTACCTGGTGGACAAAATCATCAACCTGAGAATATTTGAAGATGACCAGGAAAAGATGAACCGCTCTTTGCTTGATGTCACCGGCGAACTTTTGGTGGTGTCCCAGTTCACGATTATGGCAGATTGCCGCAAAGGCCGGCGCCCCTCGTTCACAGATGCGGCCCCGCCGGAGCCTGCCCGCAGGCTGTACCGCTTTTTTGCCGATCGTGCGGCATCCCTGGGTGTTACAGTAAAGAAAGGAAAGTTCCAGGCAAATATGGATGTCTCATTGATTAACCAGGGGCCCGTCACCCTGATTCTTGAATCACCCGGAAACTGA
- a CDS encoding alanine racemase, which produces MSQLILNLDKLRHNIRFLSRHCREHHLGITGIIKDPSADTKMIRPMMDLGFENIGISRVPDGPIANLLFPKRPIYISLPSIHELPAIVQNFSTSFNSELAVIEQLNQTAIAMNQPHDILLMVDTGDLREGVMPDQVVETVRKIQQIRPRNINFAGIGTNLGCCAGTVPDEYNLGIMAELADRIESQLDIEVKTVSVGGSVMLKWMQHRQLPGRINNIRLGESLFLGTIPTINQMHPDLKTQVATFRSDIIEIREKLVAPPRYSGKDALGVQPQFTSRGMRKRAILNFGICDTSPSGLTPLIPGMEIVSINSNYTLADITDCRHRFKIGDFVDFTMNYQAFLQSLISPFTRIRYLEHADSPTDV; this is translated from the coding sequence ATGAGCCAATTAATCCTGAATCTGGATAAACTCCGTCATAATATCCGTTTTTTGTCCCGGCACTGCAGGGAACATCACCTGGGCATTACCGGAATTATCAAAGACCCCAGTGCAGACACAAAGATGATCCGTCCAATGATGGACCTGGGGTTTGAAAACATCGGCATATCCAGGGTGCCCGACGGCCCCATAGCAAACCTGCTCTTTCCCAAACGCCCCATTTACATCTCCCTGCCTTCAATCCATGAACTGCCGGCCATTGTTCAAAATTTCAGTACAAGTTTTAATTCGGAACTGGCTGTGATTGAACAGCTCAACCAGACGGCCATTGCCATGAACCAGCCCCATGACATTCTTTTGATGGTGGATACCGGGGACTTGAGAGAAGGGGTCATGCCCGACCAGGTGGTGGAAACTGTGAGAAAAATTCAGCAGATCAGACCCAGAAACATCAATTTTGCCGGCATCGGCACCAATCTGGGATGTTGTGCCGGGACCGTACCGGATGAGTATAACCTGGGGATCATGGCCGAACTTGCGGACCGGATTGAGTCCCAGCTGGACATTGAGGTAAAGACCGTGTCCGTGGGCGGCTCCGTAATGCTCAAATGGATGCAGCACAGGCAGCTTCCCGGCCGGATCAATAATATCCGTTTAGGCGAATCCCTATTCCTAGGCACCATTCCCACCATAAACCAGATGCATCCGGATTTGAAAACACAGGTGGCGACATTTAGAAGCGATATCATTGAGATCAGAGAAAAATTGGTGGCACCGCCCCGGTATAGCGGCAAAGATGCCTTGGGCGTCCAACCCCAATTTACCAGCCGGGGCATGCGTAAACGGGCCATTCTCAATTTCGGTATCTGCGATACCAGCCCGTCGGGATTGACGCCTCTCATCCCGGGCATGGAAATTGTTTCCATAAACTCCAACTATACCCTGGCCGACATCACGGATTGTCGCCATCGATTTAAAATAGGCGATTTTGTAGATTTCACAATGAATTACCAGGCGTTTCTCCAAAGCCTCATATCGCCGTTTACCCGAATTCGTTACCTGGAACACGCCGACAGCCCAACCGACGTATGA
- a CDS encoding DUF3124 domain-containing protein translates to MAAKRVLMCYLMLLIGVLLLAKGTAFAQEPLTLSKGQKIYIPAYSHIYTGNRQIPSLLTVTLSIRNTDTADAIEIVSVDYYDTKGTRIKRYLSAPVFLKSLQSVRYVVDYDDKTGGSGANFIVEWRSATPVNPPIMESIMIGSRSSFTSRGQALISR, encoded by the coding sequence ATGGCGGCAAAAAGAGTCTTGATGTGTTACCTGATGTTGTTGATTGGCGTGTTATTGTTGGCAAAAGGTACGGCTTTTGCCCAGGAACCTTTAACGCTGTCAAAGGGACAAAAAATTTATATCCCTGCATATTCACATATTTATACGGGAAACAGACAAATTCCGTCGCTTTTAACCGTGACCTTAAGCATTCGCAATACGGATACGGCAGACGCCATTGAGATTGTTTCCGTGGATTATTACGACACCAAGGGTACGCGGATCAAAAGATATCTGTCTGCGCCTGTTTTTCTCAAATCCCTTCAATCCGTGCGCTATGTCGTGGACTATGATGATAAGACCGGGGGGTCCGGGGCGAATTTCATTGTTGAATGGCGATCTGCAACCCCAGTCAATCCACCGATTATGGAGAGCATCATGATCGGCTCACGGTCTTCTTTTACCTCCCGGGGACAGGCCCTGATCAGCCGATAG
- a CDS encoding RNA methyltransferase, whose amino-acid sequence MSKDKNTMDHLTIILVRPQGPINIGAVCRTMMNFGCTRLRLVSPCSEYKSLYAKKMALSAFHLLEQAQIFDTLEQALFDVNSAYGTTRRFGKYRKGFLTPATAAAQIEAQKQSHHSALVMGPEDTGLGTKDLDLCQYFITIPTHDGYPSMNLSHSLAVLLYEASLKSGARKNFHDPEVKDPAGGEALESMFAHMRKTLLDIDYLDPQNPDHLLRTYRRIFSSAGLSSRDVRIIRGLLSRIDWTESQRRLAPTPAGGDKD is encoded by the coding sequence ATGTCTAAAGATAAAAATACCATGGATCACCTTACGATTATCCTGGTCCGTCCCCAGGGCCCCATCAACATTGGTGCCGTGTGCAGGACCATGATGAACTTCGGCTGCACCCGTTTGCGTCTTGTCAGCCCCTGCAGTGAATATAAATCCCTTTACGCAAAAAAAATGGCCTTGTCCGCCTTTCATCTCCTGGAACAGGCACAAATATTCGACACCCTTGAACAGGCGCTGTTTGACGTTAATTCAGCCTACGGCACCACCCGCAGATTCGGAAAATACAGAAAAGGGTTTTTAACACCGGCCACGGCAGCGGCACAAATTGAAGCCCAAAAACAAAGTCATCACAGTGCCCTGGTGATGGGGCCCGAGGATACCGGTCTTGGGACAAAGGATCTGGATCTCTGCCAGTATTTTATCACCATTCCCACCCATGACGGTTACCCGTCCATGAACCTGAGCCACTCCCTGGCAGTGCTGCTCTACGAAGCATCCCTTAAATCCGGTGCCCGGAAAAATTTCCATGACCCGGAAGTTAAAGACCCCGCCGGGGGAGAAGCGCTTGAATCGATGTTTGCCCACATGAGAAAGACGCTTTTGGATATTGATTATCTTGACCCCCAGAACCCCGACCATCTGCTGCGGACCTATCGCAGAATTTTTTCCAGCGCCGGGTTATCGTCCAGGGATGTCAGAATCATCCGGGGGCTTTTAAGCCGTATTGACTGGACCGAATCCCAGCGCCGGTTAGCCCCTACCCCAGCCGGAGGGGACAAGGATTAA
- a CDS encoding OmpA family protein, whose translation MKCTREQRTRSIRFLIALILATAGFWAFSLSISATAMATDADTIEQQIPSTHVQDTVVPEAVATETQNVDAPVSEHEAADPQAFETDENSVEQSAVPGDSEQTVSDEEKQQFLARQIFFAFNSCTLDEQGKEVVREQAAWLAANPDVSVQIIGYCDQSGPKDYNMALGKKRANAVKTSLENLGISPQRLTEVSYGEKSPVRTTTNQAAARINRRVEFKIQPSA comes from the coding sequence ATGAAATGCACTAGAGAACAAAGAACACGTTCGATTCGATTTTTAATTGCTTTGATCCTGGCTACCGCAGGATTTTGGGCTTTTTCCCTTTCAATATCTGCCACAGCCATGGCAACCGATGCCGATACCATTGAACAGCAGATACCTTCAACCCACGTACAGGATACCGTGGTACCCGAAGCCGTTGCCACGGAAACCCAGAATGTTGACGCGCCCGTTTCCGAGCACGAGGCCGCTGATCCCCAGGCGTTTGAAACCGATGAAAATTCAGTTGAGCAAAGCGCTGTACCTGGGGATTCGGAACAAACCGTTTCAGATGAAGAAAAACAGCAGTTTTTAGCCCGGCAGATTTTTTTTGCCTTTAACAGCTGCACATTGGATGAGCAGGGCAAAGAAGTGGTCCGGGAACAGGCCGCATGGCTGGCCGCCAATCCGGATGTCAGTGTTCAGATTATAGGCTACTGCGATCAAAGCGGCCCCAAGGATTATAACATGGCCCTGGGTAAAAAAAGGGCCAATGCCGTAAAAACGTCCCTGGAAAATCTTGGGATTTCGCCCCAGCGCCTGACGGAGGTCAGCTATGGGGAAAAGTCTCCCGTCCGCACCACAACGAATCAGGCCGCCGCCCGGATCAACCGGCGGGTTGAGTTTAAAATTCAACCGTCCGCCTGA
- a CDS encoding STAS domain-containing protein: MDININEHPDALVVSVAGRIDASNSPEIEREIATHTAAIQTVVVLDLQGMEYMSSAGLRVVLISAKNLKAKGQDLFISGLQGSVKDVFELSGFYSIFKIFQTVEEALSAIG; the protein is encoded by the coding sequence ATGGATATCAATATAAACGAACATCCTGATGCACTTGTTGTTTCCGTTGCAGGGAGGATAGATGCATCTAATTCGCCGGAGATTGAAAGAGAAATTGCGACACATACGGCAGCAATCCAGACCGTTGTCGTATTAGATCTCCAAGGCATGGAATACATGAGCAGCGCAGGGCTTCGGGTGGTCCTCATATCAGCCAAAAATCTCAAGGCAAAGGGCCAGGATCTATTTATTTCCGGGTTGCAGGGTTCTGTCAAGGATGTGTTTGAACTGTCAGGGTTTTATTCCATTTTTAAAATATTTCAAACCGTTGAAGAGGCATTAAGCGCTATCGGCTGA
- a CDS encoding SpoIIE family protein phosphatase, whose product MFSTIKGKILFAVIVVMVISTTVNIFFTHRDVGNAMLTAQKDSALNILHSLDLIIEGDYHNLLREKRSLTLLKRSHLKDTARVIASVFEGFAAMDNSQGTRGLEQALSWLESSPFNNVNYYIIDAESNVTAASDPQVNTRSFKELQDVKHRSIAQVMQFEHISPSGDFATFNPDQSEENASVLAYFRPFTPWSLTIGVSVDIGRIQALAEKQKAQIISSLTDYTQGLKIAHSGFVYIFGESGEVLVPHGENPPQAIDTLANQLTGNLIIDDIRQNASDEFSHFRYLADNPDKNTREMMAHCYYFKPFKWYISVMIPLQEIKLPAQRLVIRQSLIIVVMFMAGLFAIILVISRIATPLQRLSAYARKIPKLDFTKPMEKSTPVDDLPEKYKDEVGDLAKSFILMRHELSRNIQDLINITSARQRFESELGIAREIQLGMVPKTFPGQLEFDHMDLYATLQPAKEVGGDLYDFFKLDDDHVVFTLGDVSDKGVPAALFMVVTRTLIRVFSGKDVSPARMMTSINNVLSSDNPRAMFVTLIIGILNIRTGEVIYANGGHNPPIIITQDEARFIECKKEPLVGAMPGMIYSNSTLTLSNGQGFMLYTDGVNEAMNKEGKQFSNQRMLELVSRDRDLPSETIVQNLLNSISKHAGDASQSDDIAMLIIKFQK is encoded by the coding sequence ATGTTTTCGACGATTAAGGGGAAAATTTTATTTGCTGTCATTGTGGTCATGGTGATCTCTACCACGGTTAACATCTTTTTCACCCACCGGGATGTGGGTAACGCCATGCTGACAGCCCAGAAGGATTCGGCGTTGAATATTCTTCACTCCCTGGATTTAATTATTGAAGGCGATTACCACAATCTTCTCAGAGAAAAGCGATCGTTGACCCTATTAAAGAGAAGCCACTTAAAGGATACGGCCAGGGTTATCGCATCGGTGTTTGAAGGCTTTGCTGCCATGGATAATTCACAGGGGACACGTGGACTTGAACAGGCACTGTCCTGGCTTGAATCCTCCCCTTTCAACAATGTCAACTACTACATTATCGATGCAGAATCCAATGTAACCGCCGCCTCCGATCCCCAGGTAAACACGCGGTCTTTTAAAGAATTACAAGATGTCAAACACAGAAGCATTGCCCAGGTTATGCAATTTGAACACATTTCACCAAGTGGGGACTTTGCAACGTTCAACCCTGATCAAAGCGAAGAAAACGCCTCTGTACTTGCCTATTTCCGACCATTTACCCCTTGGTCACTGACCATCGGCGTATCTGTGGATATCGGCCGAATCCAGGCGTTGGCGGAAAAACAAAAGGCGCAGATCATCTCCTCTTTGACCGATTACACCCAGGGTCTCAAGATTGCCCACAGCGGTTTTGTCTATATTTTTGGAGAATCAGGTGAAGTTCTTGTGCCCCATGGAGAAAATCCCCCCCAGGCCATAGATACCCTGGCCAACCAACTGACCGGCAATCTGATCATTGACGATATTCGTCAAAACGCATCGGATGAATTCTCACATTTTCGTTATCTGGCGGACAATCCGGATAAAAACACCCGGGAGATGATGGCCCATTGTTATTATTTCAAACCGTTTAAGTGGTACATCAGCGTCATGATTCCTTTGCAGGAAATTAAACTGCCGGCCCAGCGCCTGGTGATCCGGCAGAGCCTCATCATCGTAGTGATGTTCATGGCCGGTCTTTTTGCCATTATCCTGGTCATCAGCCGTATTGCAACGCCGTTGCAGCGCCTGTCGGCCTATGCCAGAAAAATCCCCAAACTCGATTTCACCAAACCCATGGAAAAATCAACGCCGGTGGATGACCTGCCTGAAAAATACAAAGATGAGGTGGGTGATCTGGCCAAGTCATTTATCCTCATGCGCCACGAACTCAGCCGAAACATTCAGGACCTTATTAACATCACCTCAGCCAGGCAGCGCTTTGAAAGTGAACTGGGAATCGCCAGGGAGATCCAGTTAGGCATGGTGCCCAAGACCTTTCCCGGACAGCTCGAATTTGATCACATGGATCTGTATGCAACATTGCAGCCGGCCAAGGAAGTTGGTGGAGATCTATACGATTTTTTCAAACTTGATGACGATCACGTTGTGTTCACATTAGGAGATGTTTCGGACAAAGGGGTTCCTGCGGCACTCTTCATGGTGGTCACCCGAACCCTTATCCGGGTGTTTAGCGGAAAAGACGTATCCCCCGCCCGGATGATGACCAGTATCAACAATGTCCTGAGTTCCGACAACCCCCGGGCCATGTTTGTAACTCTTATCATCGGGATCTTGAATATTCGGACAGGAGAGGTTATTTATGCCAATGGCGGCCACAACCCGCCCATCATTATTACCCAGGACGAAGCCCGTTTCATAGAATGCAAAAAAGAACCCCTGGTAGGCGCCATGCCGGGTATGATTTATTCAAACAGCACCCTGACACTCAGCAACGGACAGGGATTCATGCTGTACACGGATGGGGTCAATGAAGCCATGAACAAGGAAGGTAAACAATTTTCAAATCAGCGGATGCTTGAGCTCGTGTCAAGGGATCGGGATCTGCCGTCGGAGACAATCGTGCAGAATCTTTTAAACAGCATCAGCAAACATGCCGGTGACGCATCCCAGTCCGATGATATTGCCATGTTGATTATCAAATTCCAAAAATAA